DNA sequence from the Lycium barbarum isolate Lr01 chromosome 5, ASM1917538v2, whole genome shotgun sequence genome:
AAACATGTATCATCTGCTATTTGGGAGGGGCAGGTATTCACTAAGATAAACTTCCTCCCCTTCTTTTTAATTGACACTTGATAGCAACTCTGTGATTTAGACTTGACTTGAACGGCTTATTTTCATTGTTGACAGGAGCGTGGTGCTCTTAGGTGTCATGAACACACATCAAAGCTCGATCAGTGGATGCTCACAGAGAAACAGGTTGGGTTGGTTAAAAAGGCTGGATTTGGCTATTTGAGAATGATACCGGCAATCAGTTTGGATAACCCACTCATATCTGCCCTAGTTGAGAGATGGAGGAGAGAAACAAACACGTTCCATTTCACCGTGGGGGAAATGACTGTGACCCTGGAGGATGTCGCCTACTTGCTTGGGCTACCAGTTGATGGTGAAGCTGTTATAGGTGTGACATATACTTCATGTGAAGCAGTCTGTATCAGATTGTTGGGGCAAGCACCCGACTCTGGATATACGAGTGGTGGGATGGTGAAGCTTAGTTGGTTGAAAGAGACCTTTTCCCACTGTCCGGAGGATGCTTCCATGGAGGATATTGAGCGTTATACACGTGCTTATCTTCTATACCTGGTCGGTAGCACCATTTTTTCAACTACCACTGGCAATAAAGTACCTGTCATGTACCTTCCACTGTTTGAAGATTTTGATGAAGCTGGCAAGTATGCTTGGGGTGCTGCAGCCTTATCCTTCTTGTACAGAGCGCTTGGCAATGCTTCCCTCAGGTCCCAAAGCACAATTAGTGGCTGTTTGACACTGTTACAGGTATGATGAGGCTAGGAAACTTTTTGCCTTTGAGGTTCCACGGGAACACAATTGACCTGGCTGTCATGCTTTGACAAGTAATTGAAAATGTAATCACTGAATTCTTTATATTAAATCTGCCTGTGATTAGTTTTCCCTCTCTTGCAGTGCTGGAGTTACTACCACCTCAATGTAGGTCGGCCAAAGCTTAATCACGATCCAATCCATGAGTGTTTCCCATTTGTTCTTAGGTGGAAAGGTAAACAAAGCAGTCCAACGTCAAACCGTGATGTGGCATTCTACCGAAAATCATTGGACTCTATGAAGCCATCTGATGTAAGTTAGTTTCCAGAACTTGCTTTGTGTGACTTAATCATTTACCTCTTAAAGAGCTTTAAAAATGGATAATTCTATGTCCAGGTCGACTGGTGTCCTTACTCAAACATTAGTCATACTGTCATACCAGACCATGTATTGCGCAGCCTCATTCTGGGGAGATCAAAGACCATGTTGATATGTTATGACAAGGCAGAAAGACACCTCCCAGATCGTTGCCTAAGGCAGTTTGGCATGCATCAAACAATCCCCGAAGAAGTACAGAAGTGGGAGAGGAAGAGTCGGGGAGTTGATGGTGGTGTAGATCTATCAGCAAAAATGGAATCAGAGCTTAATGAATGGTCAAATCGTCATCTCTACATTGTGGAGGCAGAGGAAGATGTGGAGGAAAGTGAATACATGCAGTGGTACTTGGGAATTACAAGGAAGTTGGTGGGGAGGCCTGTTCCTATCTCGTCTGAGTTTCAAAGAATGGTAAATTATCAGATAAATGTAATTTAGGATTTTCGCAATTTTCAGTTATCCGCAACCTCTTTTCCCTCCTTACTCCATGTCGCACCTCCAATTTTTTGTTTTAATCTGTTTGTTTGTTATTGCAGAATGCCGCACTGAGGGAGATTGCCCACATAGTGGACACCGTTTCAACTCATGGGATGGATGATCAACAGTTGCAATCTGTCACAAGAATCCGATATATTACTTATGAATGCCTGAGGGATCAGATTGCAAGTACAGTAGTTGCATCGAACTCACAAAGTGAAACTGGAAAGAGAGCACGTGGAAAGGAGAGAGTAAGAAGAAAGGGGATGGGTGGAAAACGTAAGCGTAAAGAAGAGGTAGAGCAATATTATGCAGCAGGGATACCCATGCAATCTCGGATACCTTCTGCAACTTTTGATGTAGATCCTGCTCACCTATATCACGTGGGGAGTGAGGTGGATAATTCTCATTTATGCATTACAGTAAGTGAAGATGATCATGGTCGGATATCTCATGTAGGTCAAAGTGTCGATGATATTGATTTCTGCGAAGATGCTAAGGAAATTGACGAATCACACTTCCATCATATAGCTGGAGAAGAAGATGGACAGCTCACCAGTGAAGTAGCAGAAGATAAACCTCATGCTTCAATTAATATTGTTCCTCAGGTCTCCCATGAAACTAGAGAGGATGTTGCACAGCAGAACGATTACGGAGTTCTTGTTTAGACCAGTAGACCAGTAAAGATGAGATTTTTATTTTGTTGGGGGGTTATATTCTTTCTAAGATTTATATAACTTTAGAAGTCCAAGCTTCTCATCTTAGGCTTGTTGTAATTAATTAGCTAGAGATCTTTATTGTGGCTTTCTCAATTTTCAGTTCATTTGGAGATGATTCCCCCCTTTTCTAGTTGAGGAGAAGAAAATTATGCAACATGTAGTACTTGTGAATGGTAATGTTATGCTTTATCTTCTTCAACCTTTATTAGACCTGTATCCTGTATCCTGCAGCTAGCGTACCTGCTTTTACAAGTTTATTTTCGTTGTTTGATTAAAAAATTTactctttgtttttctttctctACTAAAAGGATTATTGAGTGAAAAATGTTTTCAGCCGATGCTGGTATCCAGATAATGCAAAGGACGGTGATTGAAGGTGTTAAAAAAAACGAAGTGGACCTAAAATACGAAGTGACAGGTGCAAGCAAGGAAAGGTTCCTTGGATGATTTGATCATATTTGCATTTACTTAAAGATGCAGATGATAGTAACTAAAGGTGGTAGAGGGAATGAGAGTGATGGGAGGTGCTAAAAGGAACGAAGAGAGACTTAAAACTACAAGGAAATTTTCTCGAAAAAACCTAAAATCTCTCTGAAGTCGTACATAGAGCAAAATATGACACAACGGAAGAGGATTTACATACAAGCATTACCAATTAATTGTGGTTATGGTTTAGTTTGAAAGGGATTCTTTTTAGTTTTGTTAGATATTTATATGCCACTAAAAGAATAACATAAACCACCAAATATTGCATTGATATAAGTTTAAATGGAACCACAGGACTAATGAAGATTCATATGAAAAAGTGCTTCTAAAAGTTTATTTCCCTTAAAGTTACATCACACTGTTTGTCTGTTCTTTAACTAACTTACTGCATTTCTAACCACTCCTCAACTACAATATCCCAAACTAAATCCCACTCGCCACTTCCTCACGGGCCTCCGTCCACGGTGGTCTTCTTGCCGGTTTTACCCTCGCTCTAGTTTTAAGCCACTCGACGAAATCTCCGATCACTTTCTCCACATTCTCCTAAGGTTCGCCAACGAGCTGGTGCCACATCCCGAGATATATTTTCAACGTCTTATCCTTACTCGTTGATCGGCGATACAGCTCCTCCACACACGCTGATCGCCTCAAAAGATTTGTAATCTCATATCTGCATCGACTTCAAGATACAAAGGTGCTGACTGAAGGTGTTAAAAGGAATAAAGTAAACCTAAAACTACAAGAAAATTATCTCGAAAGACCAACAATCTCTCTAAAGTCATGCAAACATAGCGCCAAATATGGAAAAAGAAATCATACATACAAGCATTACCAATTAAGTTGTGGTTATGGACTAATGGAAAGTGGACTTTTAGTTTTGCTAAATATTTATATGCCAGTAAAAGGATTAAAAATCTTAGTTTAAATAACCTAAAATCATCAAATATTGCATTGATACAAGTTTAAATAGAGCCACATAAATAATGAACATTCATATAAATGAACTGCTTCTACAAATTTATTTCTGGCACTTTTAAGTTACATCACACTGTTTGTTTGTTCTTTAACTAACTTACTGCATTTCTAACCACTCCTCAACTACAATATTCCCAACCAACTCCCACTTGCCACTTCCTCACGCGCCTCCATCCACGGTGGTCTTCTGATCGGTTTTACCCTCAGCTCTCGTTTTAAGCCACTCGACGACATCTCCAAACACTTTCTCCACATTCTCCTCCGGTTCACCAACGAGCTGGTGCCACATCCCGGGATATATTTTCAACGTCTTATCCTTACTCGTCGATCGACGATATAGCTCCTCTGCGCACGCAGGATCGCAGATGATATCATCACTGCCGTGTACTATCAGAAATGGCACTTTCACCTCTTCAAATCTCCCCTGTAACTCCCTGCATACTCTCATCAACTCACGCGCCGTCGCTGCGCGTGGTTTCATAACTGGCCTCTTTGGACTTGCTACTGCCAACTTCCTCTTCCACTCCTCCTTCGTGAATTACCAGAAAAGAaccaaaaattaaataaaagccACAAAAGAGAAATGCTCAAATGGTAAATTCGGTTAGCTTTTGCTCATATAGTATATTCGTGTTTAAAAATTAACTACATCTTGACCATAAAAGTTAGTATTCACTTTTTTCTGaaataatttttcactttatttgaaaattagtgTTTGGTAATGAAAATTCCACatccaacttgaagttgtatttcaaatttttggaaaacaacttataacctgtttttcaactcatatttcacttttgaagttgtatttcaaaaAAGTACATTCAAGCATGAATATTATTCCTAATATTCTTTACACAAGGTATAGccaacacaactccatcttcagctccaattccataaattccaAAAAAGGAGGCAGCCCGGTGCAGAACTctataaatttcaaataaagtgaaaatatttgaAATCTATGGTCAAACACCTACTATGTATATTGATGTTTAGACAATAATTGGAAAAATTCAGGACGGAGCAAGAAGCTTGGATATGGATAAGACAACTTTGGCTCAAACAGTGTAATTTGCATTtagaaatttattaaatatgtcTAAATACCAGTATAATTTAGAACTCAATTATTAATATTTGAAATAATCGTTCTAAAATTCAGAACTCATAAAGTTAAAATTCTGGCTATGCTTCGATCTGAAATCACATTTCACTTGATTTATCACATACCTTGAATGCAACCATAGGCAACGAGCCGCGAGTGGGAACCACAGGCCAAGTCGGAATCAAAACTGCAGCAATATCAAGTAGATATTCCAAAGGCCACGGCGGTTTAAACTTATTGCTGATCCCACACATAGCTCCATTTAAAACAACACCGTCAAACGGCCTGTGTGGAGCAGAATCGCCCTCCCGGAGAGTTATAAGTAGCGCGATAGCACCGCCAAGCGACTCCGCGTAGAGAAACGACGGCAACGATGGCGGAGCGTGGTGATCCCTAAAGGAATCGAAGAAGTTAATACAGTCATCAAACAAGTTAATAAAGTCATCAACAACGAGATTTAAATCAGGTatacaaacaacaacatacccagtgaaatcccactaAGCGGGTCCAcaaagggtagagtgtacgcagaccttacctctaccttgggagaggtagagaggctgttacAAAGTAATATGAAAAAAGAAATGACGAAGCGAATAAGCCATGGCAAAATCCTATAAAAACCATGATAAAGTAGTCTGAAAAAAGGAGCAACAACTACCACAAAGCAATACGATAATCGAAATACAAGAAAAATCAGTCTCAATCGCACATACAATGAATCCGTGTTTTTGACCAGTTTTCAAGTGAAAATTTGTTTTGCTCataaaattttaacttttttCCATGTTAAATGCACGTTTAAACATAATTTTTATGTTTAAATActcttttttaatttaaattctgTTACAGTCAGGTCTTTCTATAACTGTCGTCCTCTATCACAACATTTCATTAAAGCGGCCAAGTTTTCCGTCAAACCGTCAAATGCTGAGAAAATGATAAAAACAGTCTCTAATCATTGGTAGTAGGTTCAAATTAGTCCCCTAAGTATTAACTTAGCAGTTCCaatcctttaagtttgccaaataTGAGCATTTTTTGTCTCCGTCAAATATTGACCAAACTCTGACGGTTAAAGTTTATGTGATAAGAAGAATTTAACcaaaaaaacaccaaaaattCCTGTCAAAGTTTCAGAAACCGCATCACTCAAATAATAGATAAAGAATAACAGAAATTGCACCTCAAAAAGTTCACCAAATTCTTGAAAAGGACCAATGATAAACATAAACAACAAAATATGTACTCTTAAATGTGACTTCCcgttaaatattttattttcacagTTCCAACTAAATAGAGTTTGGTAAATATGCGACCTAAAGAACTCACTTTTGGCAAACTCAAAAGGACCAAAACTGCTAAAGTGATACTTAAGGGATCAGTTTTGTCATTTTCTCCTCAAATGCTATATTGAAGCAACTTATCTCTTGCAGAAGCAATTAATCCATCAGAATATCCATTTCCTTGATGATCAATCGCACATACAATGAATCCGTGTTTCGCGAtgtttttaattttaaatatctaaaattttaattttaattttaaaatgttAAGTTGATCTAATTTAATTTAGCTTAAAAAATTAGTTAAAATTGACACTCTAAAAGATAAAGTGCCACACAAATTGAGACGAAGATAataaaaattactccctccggttGAAATAAGTGTCCACCTACCATTTTTTCACACCCGAAAACACTAATTCCTGGGAGAAAAAATAcgtattttgactaaactatccttaATTAACCAAACTTTTACTTATTTATTGTCTTGAGTAAATAAGAACAAATCtgacaaaacaaaattaattctttTTTCGATTACGTAAGTGAACACTTATcttgaaccaaaataaaaatgCAGTATACACTTAATTTCAATTCCAAGAGTAATAGCCTATTTGGTCCGGCTTATTTTTCTaataaaagtacttattttttaaaaagcgAGCTGTTTGGCTAAGCTTTTTAGGAATAGCAAAAACAATtttttagaaattaaaaaaaattaattttttccaGAAGCACTTTAGAGAAAAATATAAttgcactttttaaaagcttgatcaAACGCTAATTGCTGCTTAAAtatgttttttaaattaattaaccaaacgcaaattgattttaaaaatttggtcaaacaggctataaatcTAAAACTCAATTATTAGCACTTTGAGATAAAATTGAAATTATCTCATACCTGAAGGAATCAAAGAAGCTaatacaatcatcaacaacaacattcaaatCAGGTATATGAGCAATTAACCCATCAGAATAACCATGTCCTTGATGATCAATAGCACATACAACAAATCCATGTTTCGCTATATGAACTGCTGTAAGTTGAACGAACCAACTCGATTCTCCAGTGAATCCGTGCACTACGCAAACTACACCAGTAATTTTTACAGGTGGAAGTGGGGACCACCATTGAGTGAATAGTTTTAAGCCACGTGGATTTGTAATGAACTCGGAGTTACGAGTTACTGAGTGATGCGAGTAAAACTCGGATTGACTCAGTGAGCCAAATGGACTTGACTCGTTTGCTTCACAAACTGGATGCTTCATTTTTTTCGCTATAATGCGCCTGGGGATAGGATAATGtataatgtatgtatatataacatATGGAAGGAAGAAGATAACAAAGATGATAGGGAAAAATAGTGTGTTTTGTCATGTATtggattattatttttttaaaataaaaatattagtgACAGTTGGAAATTGCAATTAattatttagagcccgtttggattggcttataagttgttttcaattttttttgagtgtttggctgaccagcttaaagtcattttgtgcttaaagtaaGCTCAAAATAATAATTGGACCTAtttaacttagtttatctaaagcagtttataagctgaaaacagcttataagctaaaaaaaataagttagactaccttaacttatttttttttagcttataagctattcgcagcttataggcataagtccatccaaataggctcttaATTTCAACTTGAGTGTAATAACATTTAAGTAGATTAAtaatttgtttatttattaattttattttatgatcaactcaaatTTAATCCAACCCGATCAATTAACACTTTTATATAGGGGTGTTAATAGTATGATTCGGTCGGTTATTTAATATCATATCAATTTCTCAATTATTTCATTATGTATAATtaaaattagacttttcgaaaCTGTCTCATCATCTCAGATACAACGATTCACCACGTGCACAACGCAAACTACGCCAGTAATTTTTACAGGTGGAAGTGGGGACCACCATTGAGTGAATAGTTTTAAGCCACGTGGATTTGTAATGAACTCGGAGTTATGAGTTACTGAGTGATGAGAGTAAAACTCGGATTGACTCATTGAGCCAAATGGACTCAACTCGTTTGCTTCAGAAACTGGATGTTTCATTTTTCACGGTGTTGTTGCTATAATGCGCCGGGGGAATAAGATATGTATATTGCTAAAATAGGGGACATGGAAAGAAGAAGATAACAAAAAAAATAGGGAAAAATAGTGTGTTTCGTCATTTATTGGAttttcttattttaaaatataataatattagtgaCAGTTGGATGTTGGAATTAAAATAATACAGGTAGGAGTGCCCGTCTAATCCTCCAAAGTTTGGATGAATTAATAATCCATCcaattataatatttttttaggATTTTGCCTTTTAATGAAAATAACTTTTTCACAAgatttaaatttatattttcgtattaGAATATTCTCTGCgctcttaaagaacttatgcgaCATAAGTTCAATTGATAAGGGCAAAAACTAAAGGACAGCCCGCTTGAAGGGAAAAAGTGCAATTTtttcattattgatttaatttattTTGCTCGTTCAGTACAACTCATCTAAAAATGCAGTTGATATATAGACTAAATTGACTCATGTGAgaccatttgatatatttttgttTGATATGCTATATACAACTAtaataaatacaaaaaataaaaataaaggtagtttaacaaattataagaaaacaaataaaaaaaaaaaaacttgatgaGAGTTGTGGTTAGACTATGAACCTACCCATTGTATAGTTCATTTTGATCAAGCTAATAACATTTAATGATCGATACATTTATTAGTTTAATCAGTTACGAACTGCTCAAATTCGATTTAACCCGCCTATTTTAACACTTTTATATGTAACTATATGGTAGAAGCAATAATGGAAGAAGAAATGAACCAGTGACAATTATTAATGGGAAGTTCCTATCAGTACTATTGCATTATAAATTTTGGTAGTTAAATTGGAACTAGATTGACGGCTACAAAAGGGCAGTGGACCTATGTGTCAGGTTAATTTATTATACTTAATCAGGGGTTATTAAGATTTTATTGGGCTAACTAATTTTGATTCGGATTGTGTAGAATTCATGAAGAAAGAGCGTtttctactaaaaaaaaaaattccggtTCATTCTCAAGATTCACATCCGAGACATCTGACTAATGATGAATGAATCCTATTCATCTAACTCACACCCCTAATGgctaaaaaaagggaaaaaaagagtTTGATAGCATGTCTGTTAGCTCATAACAGAATGCACACTTAAGAAAATGGCCACTGAGCCCAGCATCGGAGTAACATGATGATCCCACCCTTTTAGGGGTGGCAAAAATTCACTCATAAAAAGCATGATCTGTCTAATCCGTTTAAGTTTCTCAACTCTTTTTGATCTTTTAATTTGGTTCAACTAAAAGTTTAATTAATAAGTAGCTTCAATCGATCCATGAGAAATATTTTAaatctttttctttgtttgatatgttatataaagccgtaataaagaaaaaaaatattaggtaaatatacaaattattaaaaaaaataaacaaggAAACAAAAATTTAGAAAAGTTGGGCGGGTTGGACTATTTTGTTTTACTCATTCTGACTCAGTCCATTTCATCCCAAGTAACTCTTGGACGGGTTAGACTATAACCATTTATTTTGTCCGATTCAATAACTTTGGGGGTTGGGGGTTGACTGACTCATTTATTGACACAACTCATTTTGACCTGCCCAAATTTAGCTCGACCTGTCTACTTGGCACATCTAACCCACTACAAAAGTAAAATGAATTGCTTGCAAAAGATACAATTTTGAGCTGAGAAATGCAATTAAAACCAAAACATAAATCAACATTATTTCCACACACTAAACTTCACAATCACAACTACTCAATTTGAGGAGTTGTCacatattgtaatttattatatGTCACGCCATTTTTGACATTACAACCAAAAGCTTTATCTCCACCTGCACCCCCTCAATATTAGTTGGTAGATTGCTGCAATAATTGTTCTTGTGAAAGGTCCTCCTGGAAATATCCCAagtaaacgaaaaaaaaaaaatcccagcACGATGTAATATTTATGTGTATGAAAATACTATTTAACATATTTACGTAATATACTTTTTTGGCAACAACTTTGATCAACCGACCACCCCTTGGCATACGTAACTATGCCTCTGCGGTAGCTCGTTAGAGGCAGATCTACTTAATAACCTATGCGTTCATATGAACCTAGTAACTTTTGTCCAGATCTTGTATAGTTGTATATGTATCAAAGAGTTCATTAACCAACAAGGGGTTGTGGAAGAGTGTTAAGTTCTCCTCCATCCTTAACCAGACTCTCAGGTTCGAGGAGTATAAATCCGTCCTCCAATGTGGGATAAATCCGTCCTCCAATGTGGGACTTTCCGACACGAATTTAAATTTAGTTAAGCCCCAATGTAGATACCTGACACCATGTGgagaacaaaaaaacaaaaacaaaaaagtaaCTCAGTtgttattgtatatatattaacttGAGGTTGCTGTACGGACTCACAAACCATGAAGGGGGAAGGAGTCCAGATCATGTATATGCGGGGGGGCTCTTACAAGATCCTTCCATGCTATGTGTTTATTGTAGATGACAGCAGCTCCAAGACTTCTAGCGGGGTTGATCCCTGTGCCAGTGATTGAGATTGTGGCCAAGTGAACCAAGAACGCTGCAAATCCAATTGGAAGAGGTGCCAACACCTACAATTCaagaaaataacatatacatTTTTACATCATTATTTAATGTACAAAGTGTAAGAATCTTGATGATGTTAGCAATTTACATAAACATTGAATGTGGTATTATATTTTTAGAAATGTTTTGCTAACACGAAATTGCTTTGTCCATATTGGTACACTTTCTTTCAAATGCCATTATTTGAAACAATAAAAATTGGGAATATGCTAAAGATGACAAGATAAGTCTAATTATCTTAAGGGAGAAGTTGTCATAAAATAATTGCAAGCTTTCAAAATCAAAATAGATCGTGCTAAAAACAGAAGTAAATGTAAGCAAAAGCTCTATATAGGTTATTTTACTAATCAGATCCAAGACAGCTCTTCAAATTACTTTTTCGAAAGCacttctcacaaaaaaaaaaaaagttttttttaaaaatataccTGCAGATTATAGAAGTTTGACCAAACCGGCTATCGTCTACTTAGGAACTTAGATTAGATAACCTCCCATTTTAGATAATTCCTATAATTTGTCTACGTTTTAAGTAAAACAAATCCAAGTAAAGCTAAATACATATGCGAGAAGTtaacaatatcaaaaaaaaa
Encoded proteins:
- the LOC132640034 gene encoding caffeoylshikimate esterase-like; this encodes MKHPVCEANESSPFGSLSQSEFYSHHSVTRNSEFITNPRGLKLFTQWWSPLPPVKITGVVCVVHGFTGESSWFVQLTAVHIAKHGFVVCAIDHQGHGYSDGLIAHIPDLNVVVDDCISFFDSFRDHHAPPSLPSFLYAESLGGAIALLITLREGDSAPHRPFDGVVLNGAMCGISNKFKPPWPLEYLLDIAAVLIPTWPVVPTRGSLPMVAFKEEWKRKLAVASPKRPVMKPRAATARELMRVCRELQGRFEEVKVPFLIVHGSDDIICDPACAEELYRRSTSKDKTLKIYPGMWHQLVGEPEENVEKVFGDVVEWLKTRAEGKTDQKTTVDGGA
- the LOC132640032 gene encoding protein MAIN-LIKE 2, which translates into the protein MVDYYASNPGPIEDAVLYDQDKHVSSAIWEGQERGALRCHEHTSKLDQWMLTEKQVGLVKKAGFGYLRMIPAISLDNPLISALVERWRRETNTFHFTVGEMTVTLEDVAYLLGLPVDGEAVIGVTYTSCEAVCIRLLGQAPDSGYTSGGMVKLSWLKETFSHCPEDASMEDIERYTRAYLLYLVGSTIFSTTTGNKVPVMYLPLFEDFDEAGKYAWGAAALSFLYRALGNASLRSQSTISGCLTLLQCWSYYHLNVGRPKLNHDPIHECFPFVLRWKGKQSSPTSNRDVAFYRKSLDSMKPSDVDWCPYSNISHTVIPDHVLRSLILGRSKTMLICYDKAERHLPDRCLRQFGMHQTIPEEVQKWERKSRGVDGGVDLSAKMESELNEWSNRHLYIVEAEEDVEESEYMQWYLGITRKLVGRPVPISSEFQRMNAALREIAHIVDTVSTHGMDDQQLQSVTRIRYITYECLRDQIASTVVASNSQSETGKRARGKERVRRKGMGGKRKRKEEVEQYYAAGIPMQSRIPSATFDVDPAHLYHVGSEVDNSHLCITVSEDDHGRISHVGQSVDDIDFCEDAKEIDESHFHHIAGEEDGQLTSEVAEDKPHASINIVPQVSHETREDVAQQNDYGVLV